From Vitis vinifera cultivar Pinot Noir 40024 chromosome 14, ASM3070453v1, a single genomic window includes:
- the LOC100243877 gene encoding uncharacterized protein LOC100243877 isoform X1 — MEEGEERKEGVVREGVASIALLPCGSLSGHFIQLPHAICFGLHGTELACERECSRGEDYRLIKLTITDFSSKREQTVIVECRGHDAARFHSIDRAHGWEMDVVGMVEQKHGKNKIVVSFECETLKADKAAEDHIRQFMPKLAGLDAVGKLLCACHSPIYNLQEAATVDQARTWGPSFIPYIWFK, encoded by the exons ATGG aagaaggagaagaaagaaaggaaggGGTGGTGAGGGAAGGAGTAGCATCAATAGCACTGTTGCCATGTGGGTCCCTTTCAGGCCACTTCATCCAACTTCCCCATGCCATCTGCTTTGGCCTTCATGGCACTG AGTTGGCATGTGAAAGAGAATGCAGCAGGGGCGAGGATTACCGCTTGATCAAGCTCACAATCACAGACTTTAGT agtAAGAGAGAACAAACTGTCATAGTAGAGTGCAGAGGCCATGATGCTGCTCGGTTCCACAGCATCGATCGTGCTCATGG GTGGGAGATGGATGTTGTGGGTATGGTTGAGCAGAAGCATGGGAAGAACAAGATTGTGGTTTCTTTTGAGTGTGAGACACTGAAAGCTGATAAAGCAGCCGAAGACCATATTAGACAGTTCATGCCAAAATTAGCAGGGCTAGATGCTGTTGGTAAGTTACTCTGTGCCTGTCATTCCCCCATTTATAACTTACAAGAAGCTGCCACAGTTGATCAAGCAAGAACTTGGGGTCCCAGCTTTATACCTTACATATGGTTTAAGTGA
- the LOC100243877 gene encoding uncharacterized protein LOC100243877 isoform X3 has product MEEGEERKEGVVREGVASIALLPCGSLSGHFIQLPHAICFGLHGTELACERECSRGEDYRLIKLTITDFSSKREQTVIVECRGHDAARFHSIDRAHGWEMDVVGMVEQKHGKNKIVVSFECETLKADKAAEDHIRQFMPKLAGLDAVVNIGRMSITGLDLEAAETDDTETAN; this is encoded by the exons ATGG aagaaggagaagaaagaaaggaaggGGTGGTGAGGGAAGGAGTAGCATCAATAGCACTGTTGCCATGTGGGTCCCTTTCAGGCCACTTCATCCAACTTCCCCATGCCATCTGCTTTGGCCTTCATGGCACTG AGTTGGCATGTGAAAGAGAATGCAGCAGGGGCGAGGATTACCGCTTGATCAAGCTCACAATCACAGACTTTAGT agtAAGAGAGAACAAACTGTCATAGTAGAGTGCAGAGGCCATGATGCTGCTCGGTTCCACAGCATCGATCGTGCTCATGG GTGGGAGATGGATGTTGTGGGTATGGTTGAGCAGAAGCATGGGAAGAACAAGATTGTGGTTTCTTTTGAGTGTGAGACACTGAAAGCTGATAAAGCAGCCGAAGACCATATTAGACAGTTCATGCCAAAATTAGCAGGGCTAGATGCTGTTG TTAACATTGGGCGGATGAGCATCACAGGATTGGACTTGGAAGCAGCGGAGACAGATGACACGGAGACTGCAAATTAG
- the LOC100266202 gene encoding pentatricopeptide repeat-containing protein At3g29290 codes for MAEVLRNSLAIIVTSSGFTCQYYSCRPTGGYRIHCSCFPRCLCYNSTIKTNKKQLKGHGVDTISLRENGRSQFEVTGHIMMEMNLLFGSERRDTPRIVSNMVACVQSGLVCEEDEENMLNQRRKEEFDPSYFEQKFPPLGNSEIHKNPDFEHIGVAEPLTISTGISSEFEDKLHFLEERNEQILSKRILMLSRSNKVRSVLELYRTMEFSGLQPSSHACNSLLSCLLRNEMLDDALRVFESMKANESTTGHSYSLVLKAIANIQGYDSALKMFSKLEVECKVKKDFDVIAYTTMISICGKVNNWAQTERIWRSMKENGLVGTIVTYRLLVSVFVRCGQNELAIDAYSEMIQNGLKPGEDAMKAIIGACAKEGKWDLALSVFQSMLNVGLKPNLIACNALINSIGKSGNVKLAFRVYDVMKSLGHTPDVYTWNALLGALYRANQHADALHLFESIREQSSQVNLHLYNTALMSCQKLGLWNRALQLLWQMEASGLSVSSASYNLVIGACEVARKPEIALQVYEHMVQQQCTPDTFTHLSLIRSCIWGSLWAEVKEILNRAGTDVSLYNAAIQGMCLRGKIESAKKLYMRMRKSGLKPDGKTRALMLQNLQKDAIRPSNRRISHPRRY; via the exons ATGGCAGAAGTATTGAGGAATTCACTTGCAATCATCGTCACCTCCAGTGGGTTTACTTGCCAATACTACTCATGTAGACCAACTGGTGGATATAGAATCCATTGCAGTTGTTTTCCGCGTTGCTTGTGTTATAATTcaactataaaaacaaacaaaaagcaaTTGAAAGGGCATGGCGTAGATACGATTTCCTTGAGGGAGAATGGGCGCTCTCAGTTTGAGGTCACTGGACATATAATGATGGAAATGAATTTGTTATTTGGGTCTGAGAGGAGGGATACTCCACGCATTGTCTCAAACATGGTTGCTTGCGTTCAGTCTGGTTTGGTTTGTGAGGAGGATGAGGAAAATATGTTgaatcaaagaagaaaagaagaatttgACCCTAGTTATTTTGAACAGAAATTTCCTCCTTTGGGAAATTCAGAAATTCACAAGAACCCAGATTTTGAACATATAGGTGTTGCAGAGCCATTGACGATTTCAACAGGGATATCCAGTGAGTTTGAAGATAAGTTGCATTTTTTAGAGGAAAGGAATGAACAGATATTATCTAAAAGAATATTGATGCTAAGCAGATCCAACAAGGTCAGAAGTGTACTAGAGTTGTATAGGACCATGGAATTTTCGGGTCTTCAACCCAGTTCACATGCCTGTAATTCTCTTCTTTCTTGCCTCTTGAGGAATGAAATGCTTGATGACGCATTGAGAGTTTTTGAGTCGATGAAGGCAAATGAGAGCACTACCGGGCATAGTTATAGCTTGGTACTTAAAGCAATTGCAAATATTCAGGGCTATGATTCAGCTCTAAAGATGTTCAGCAAATTGGAGGTGGAATGCAAAGTAAAgaaggattttgatgtgattgcTTACACCACAATGATATCAATTTGTGGCAAAGTAAATAACTGGGCTCAGACTGAAAGAATATGGAGAAGTATGAAGGAAAATGGTCTTGTTGGAACAATTGTAACTTATCGTCTATTAGTTAGCGTTTTTGTTCGTTGTGGGCAGAATGAACTAGCCATTGATGCTTACAGTGAGATGATTCAAAATGGATTAAAACCAGGTGAAGATGCAATGAAAGCTATTATTGGTGCATGCGCAAAGGAAGGGAAATGGGACTTGGCATTAAGTGTTTTTCAAAGTATGTTGAATGTTGGTTTGAAGCCGAATCTTATAGCATGCAATGCATTGATTAACTCAATTGGGAAATCCGGGAATGTCAAGCTGGCATTCAGGGTTTATGATGTTATGAAATCTTTGGGTCATACACCTGATGTTTACACATGGAATGCACTGCTTGGTGCTTTATACAGGGCAAATCAACATGCAGATGCACTTCATCTCTTTGAGAGCATTAGAGAGCAGAGCTCTCAAGTAAATTTACATTTGTACAACACTGCTTTAATGTCCTGCCAGAAGCTTGGGTTATGGAATAGAGCTCTACAACTTTTATGGCAGATGGAAGCTTCGGGACTATCAGTTTCATCTGCATCATATAATCTTGTTATTGGTGCTTGTGAGGTTGCAAGGAAACCAGAAATTGCATTGCAGGTTTATGAGCACATGGTTCAACAACAGTGCACTCCAGACACATTCACCCATTTGTCTCTAATAAGAAGTTGTATTTGGGGATCGCTTTGGGCTGAAGTGAAGGAAATTCTAAAT AGGGCTGGAACAGATGTTTCTCTCTATAATGCTGCTATACAGGGGATGTGTTTAAGAGGCAAGATTGAATCAGCAAAGAAGCTGTACATGAGAATGCGCAAGAGCGGCCTTAAACCTGATGGGAAAACTCGGGCATTGATGCTTCAGAACTTACAGAAAGATGCAATTAGGCCAAGTAACAGGCGGATTTCTCATCCCAGAAGATACTGA